ataaattttaaaagattgtataaTTATTTTCACTGGCAGAGTGGAGCTCTCCTTTCTTGATGCATTTGATTCAATGTTATTTTAAAGAACTGAAGACCTCAACATCCCTAAAATGGCAAATTCAGTTTTTAACCCTCAAAGACAATTAAAGCCAATTCAGATGATCTGTGTTGGCCTGATTTTAAGAGTGGCTTTGGgaaatgtgtatatttttccACTAATACTTTCTATGGGCTTAGGAAATGGtcaaatttgtttgtttgagaaacaaacaaaaaccaaataaagcatatacaacaacaaaaacacaaagtatacataataaaagaatgaatgtatCAAATGTAACCTTCAAGTCTTCTAAGACAGCATATACTTCTGTAAtagacataaaattttattttttggaatggGTGACTAGTTGAATGGAATAAAGAGGTATGATGTTGAATAACCAGGCCAACTACACTTTTTAATAAGGCTGTGAGAGATGAGTTACTTGTTTCTTTGATGCTGTTTTCAAAATGTAGTACTTGGTTCTCAGGGTAAGCTCTCTAATGTGTCTTTTCTGAAATTCTAGTTTTATTTGCACTAATGGAGCAAAAATTATgcatctgatttattttttaaaatgaaataagaaaaaaggaaaatgaccaAATATATATAAACCAGAAATATTCTTTTGTATACAGTTTAGAAAGCAGAAGTTCTAGTCCTGATTTTGCTACTGACTATGCAACCATGAGCAAATCACTGAATCTTGGTTCCCATCTTTGTAAAATCAGAATTAAAGTATCACTCCTATCTTGAGCACAGGGCTGCTGTAAAGATCAAGACAGACCACCTTGTCAGcacatgaattaattaattaactaggCAGTACTTTGAAAATCATACAGCTCTAAACTAGtgtaacattttatttgtattagCACAAGCATAGAATCTATATTCCTGGAGATTTAGAGTCCGGGGGACGTTTGCAGTGTGATCCTGTCCTATTTTGGGCCCTCATATACATACTTGGGAGGTAAGAAGTGTGCAAAACTTCACATTGTCCAAGGCCACATACTCTGAAGTTAcattagatatttttttaaacataaaagaaattttaaactgtTCTACTCACCTGCTTTTAAATTAGGAACAAGAAATCCAGATCTTTATTCAAAAAACATCTAacaggaggcagcagaaaatagtGGGAAGAACATAGAACtctgggagccaggagacttAGGTTCTGGTTGCTGTTCTGCCAGTAACTAAAATCTATCAAACAAGAGGAGTGTATTAGAAGACCTTTAGAGTCTCTTCCAGGTTAAAGCAGCACAGTACCAAATAATCTAAAATACGCTTTAATATCTCTATGTTATGGACAATCAAAGGAAGACAGAGTAGAGAATAAGacagttagaaagaaagagaagatagccaaagtaaagaagcaaaagatggacTCAAGGACAGACACACAAATCTACCCCCACCCTTTCCCACCATCCCCCTCCGCCAAAAAACCAtatgaataaaaagacaagacTAAAGGCACACACTAACAAAATGAcattcagattaaaaaataacTACGCACACAGACACTTTGGAAGAGTAAGGCTCTTATTTTGTTCATCTTGAAACTTTTAAACACAAAACATCAATAATATAATATACTTTTGCATTAAAACACATAACTGGAACCAGTTCAAGGCAGGTACCTCACAAGCTAGACACAATCACAATAAAGGTTAAAGATTATCTACTTTTGTAAATGCTACtcatattttttaacaaaatgtcaCTTGGTAGTTTGAGATCCTACATCCCTGGGTCATTTCCAACCCAGCAAAGCAAAGATGAAGTTTCCTAAAACAGAAATGTATCCCAAGAATTTTTTATGAATCAGGGCTTTGCTTTCAGATAGCAGGGTTTAACAATCTTAACAGTTACCAATTATGTAAAGTGTAAATCTCAATTTAAAACCCATATTTGGAGATATTCCCATTAACCTTTGTAGAGCATGGAGGGCACTGGATAATGTTAATTCCCTTACTCCCCTTCCATTTCCTCCTAGATGAGGCCCAATCatccttcttctggttctcccggGTTCCAAACCTCTACAAGAATTTATGGCTGCAGAGCTTACTTGTACTTTGTAATAATCAGCTTACAAGAAAGCTGACCCACTGTGGCAGGATGACAATCAATCTCCAGCTACTATGAAAACACCCAGTTCACCAGAAATgggcagtacaggcatcccactGTTTATTCCCACCTTATTACCATTCTGCTAGGAACTCCGCAAAAAAACTCTTGAATTCAGATGTCAAGAGAAGATTGTTATTCAAACTAACTTTGTAGGATTCATAGGAAGCATTTCTTTATTGTAGACAGTAAGagctaggaagaaaaaaaacctacaagACAACTGATTTTGTTTGACTTTAGCTAAGGTCTTAGAGCTTTCTGTATTTTAGTTTCTATATGAAATGGAATTATAATAACCCCAGTTCCTTCCCAACAAacttggttttggaaaaataaataatataatcagTATAgaatggctggcattgtggcttaagccgctgcctacaatgctgacatGTCATATGAGTGCTAGGTTGTTTgtatcccagttgttccactttcTGCTAATCTACCTGAGAagtcagtggaaggtggcccaagtgcttgggtgcctgccacacatgtgggagacctaggagttccaggctccagtgcatggaagatctttgtctctcttcctctgcctttcaaataaataaatctttttaaaaacatacacacacacacacacacacacacacaaacaagaagaagaaatagtatagcagataaaaaaaaaaaaagtactattgGTTCTTTGGAGGATAGGGGTTAGATCAATTCAGTCAAAATGTCTgacacagggccagcgctgtggcgtgggtaaagccgccacctgcactgccagcatcccacatgaacaccagttcgattcccagctgctccacttcccatcctgctctctgctatggcctgggaaagcagtagaagatggcccaagtccttgggtggatccatgtaggagacctggaagaagctccaggctcctggcattggatcagcgcagctcctgctgttgcagccatttggggagtcagccggctcatggaacacctctctctcactctctctctctctctctctctctctctctctctgcttctgcctctaactctgactttcaaataaatacatctttaaaaacaatgtctGACACATTCGAGAATAATAATAGTGAGCACTtcaattttcagtattttttataaaatgttttaaatatattattccaAATTCCATTGGCCTTTGTAACAAAATGTGAAAGTGAAGCCATTCTtcaatttcatttaaaagatgaagaaattgagatcAAAAGAAGGAAAGTGAACTTGCCCAGGACCAAACAGCTAGGTGGCAGTGGGATACATCTCCTGACAGCAAGTCTATTGCTCATTCTAGCATGCCAAACAATCTACATAGTagtaactattttctttttccttttcagtccTTTCCTCTTCCAAGTAGTTTGCTTGGTGGGAGGCCTCTAATTAGCAAGCAAAGCATTTATTGCTCATTTATAGTTCTAGTCTCACAATGTTCCTAAGAAGCTTAAATATGTCTTGAGTTTCTCTGTGGCCAGTATCTGTGAAATCTACATCTGTTAAATGCCTGGATCATCCAAGTCCTAACCATGCCTTCTTTCTGAATAACACTGTTTATAGGCTTTGCTATTTCTCCTTATCACTACATCACATCTAAGCCACAGATAAGTCCCTTGGgtctttctttataaaatgaaCTGTCTTATCAAAAGTTTCTATCATCTACAATATTTTTATGGTCTTCCTCATTGTGGCATCTGTTGTTGAAACCGTGGCAGACATAagtatttttacaatgatttcttTCCAATGAGAATCTGCTAAGCCTTTGAACTCAGGAAGAATGCAACAGGCCAATGTAATTTCAAACAGCAAATAAGAGTCTGTCCTCTTTCATTCCGACTGCTCAGCTTcctttaaaagtattatttatgCTGTTTTCCTCAAATTCTTAAATAATAAACCAAGATGAGAAGGCTGGGTTTTTCCCCTTCCATTTGCCCTCTTTCAATGTGTTCTCTTTGGGCCAGAAATCTCAGCACTTAGAACAGCAGGGAGAGCACACCGGATGTACATCCAGGTATGAACAATTCCACTGAATGATCACCTATGCTACGATGAGCCATAGGACTAGGGCCCCCATTTCCCTGGACATTAGAAGAATTTCTGGAGGAAGCAAGAATTGAAGGaatgctttcttttaaatatttgttttattcatttgaaagagagcatTATGGGGTAGGAGGGCAGAAGTaaggagggtgagggagaaagaggaaagggagggagagagaaagagagagagaaatgttacatctactgttttacttcccaaatgactgcaatggccatggctgggccaggccaacgccaggagcttcatcctggtttcccacacgggtacagaaGCTCAAGCtctatgggccatcttccacagctttcctaggtgcagtaagagatcagaagtggatcagaagtggagcagccaggacttaaacaacaccagcccctggaagaATAATTCTAATAAAGTTAATTCTGGGAAATAGCATACTAAGCACTTGCTTTGATGTCCAGAAGCTGAGTaatatatccagaatctacatATACAAGGTATGACTTCAACCTCAGAAAGcagaaaatgtaaaaagagaaggcggcccgcgccgcggctcactaggctaatcctcggccttgtggcgacggcataccgggttctagtcccggttggggtgccggattctgtcccggttgcccctcttccaggccagctctctgctgtggccagggagtgcagtggaggatggcccaagtacttgggccctgcaccccacgggagaccaggataagtacctggctcctgcctttggctcagcgtggtgtgccggccgcagcgcgccggccgtggtggccattggagggtgaaccagcggcaaaggaagacctttctctctgtctctctctctcactgtccactctgcctgtcaaaaaaaaaaaaaaaaaaaaaaaaaagaggagaaggcATATACTAGTGTAGGCTATAGCCTAGCTCTGGGCAGTGAAGCTGGCAAATGTTATTCAACACACATATACTAAGTATCTGCTATGTGCTCTACAATCAGATGAAGGACAAATTTAGCTGCATgatcttatttaatcttcacaataactcagacagacttacagagacaaagagatccatcttctatctactagttctcTCCTTaactgcttgcaacagccagggctggaccaggtcaaagccagaagtccagaactccatccaggtctcccgtgtaggtggcaaCGACTCAAGTATTTaatccatcatctgctacctctcaggatgcattagcaagaagctgaatgggaagcagaggcacttTCCAATATGGTACGTGGTAGAtgaaccactgcaccaaaatgcctgcCTAGAAAAAGCTTACTCATCCCATtccacaagttaaaaaaaaaaaaaaaaaaaaaagataaggaaaaaagaCAATTGACTCATATTAAAGTACTTAGGGATATCAGTTCTCCAACTGGAAGCTGTCTTGATCGATCTGTGCTATTACAACAAATTGTACCACAGCCTAGGAAATTCATAAACAGtctaaatttatttcttacaggtctggaggctgggaagtacaCAATTAAAATGCTGGCAGGTTTAGTGACTGCCTCCAGCATGGCACCTTGTTGCTGCATTCTTCAGAGGAAACAAATGTTGTGTCCTCATGTAGTAGAAGGGACAGAATGTCTCTTCAcgtacttattttttattttttgacaggcagagtggacagtgagagagagagacagagagaaaggtcttcctttgccgttggttcaccctccagtggccgctgcggtcggtgcgctgcgcccagtgcaccgcactgatccgaaggcaggagccaggtgcttctcctggtctcccatggggtgtagggcccaagcacttgggccatcctccactgcactccctggccacagcagagagcttgcctggaagaggagcaaccgggacagaatccggtgccccgactgggactagaacccggtgtgccggtgctgcaagccggaggattagcctagtgagccgcggcgccagcctcttcaCGTACTTATTTTAAGGCAcaaatccattcatgagggcatATCTCTCCTGGGCTAATCATCTCCCAAACATCCTACCTCTTAATACTGATGCACTGGAGATTAAGTTAGAACATGAACTTTGGAAGAGATACAGACATTCAAGCCACAGAAGAACTCAAtcgtggccggcactgtggctcaataggctaatcctccgccttgcagcgccggcacacagggttctagtcccggtcggggtgctggattctgtcctggttgcccctcttccaggcaagctctctgctgtggccagggagtgcagtggaggatggcccaggtgcttgggccctgcaccccatgggagaccaggaaaagcacctcgctcctgccatcggctcagcgcggtgtgccaccctcagcgcaccggccgcggcggccattggaggatgaaccaacggcaaaaggaagacctttctctctgtctctctctttctcactgtccactctgcctgtcaaaaaaataaaaaaagaactcaatcGCAAACAGTATTCTAGCCTTCACAGCACAATCCCTACCCTAAGACTTTTATAGTCCATTTGAGCAGGTGGGTGCATGCCCAGATGGTCCTAAAAAAGTGGGGGATGGCAGCTTAGGGGCATGGGAACATGTATTTGGGTTGCCTAATACAGTCAACAGAATGTTGTTATATGCCTACTTCACCAGCTTGACAGATCATACTGACTGGACAAATAAAACACCCTGAGATGAGGGTAAAGGTACAGAGAATCTCTAGATATCTGCCTATATCCTCTCAGAGACATTGTTCTACATACAGAACAGTCCATATTGCTAAGAACCTGCATTaatattttggtttctgtttaatTCTGTTTAATTTTCTAGGGTCTCAAGAGTGCTCAAACCATTCATGTGTTTCCATCAAACCCAGACAGAAACCAGAGAAGATTAAACCCTACTAGTTACTCATTGGAAGCCTCAGAGAAAGGTGCTTCCCAGGAACTGATGGCCAAAATATCCACTCATAATACAAGAGAGTTTAGGAAATTTCTCAGAATCCTGAAATAATGGAAGTTTCCCTCAATGACCCAGCATCTAATAAAACCAGTGCAAAGAGCAACAGCTCAgcatttttttactttgaatccTGTCAATCCCCTTCTCTAGCCTTACTCCTATTACTCATTGCCTATACTGTGGTTTTAATcatgggcatttgtggaaacctctctctcatcaccatcatctttaagaagcagagagaagctcAGAATGTCACCAACATACTGATTgccaacctctccctctctgacatcTTGGTGTGTGTCATGTGCATCCCTTTTACTGCTATTTACACTCTGATGGATCGCTGGATATTTGGGAACACCATGTGCAAACTCACCTCCTATGTACAGagtgtctccatctctgtgtctatTTTCTCACTTGTATTAATTGCTATTGAAAGATATCAGCTGATTGTGAACCCCCGTGGCTGGAAGCCAAGTGCATCCCACGCTTACTGGGGCATCATGCTGATTTGGCTCTTCTCCCTTCTGTTGTCCATTCCCTTGTTGCTTTCCTACCACCTCACTGATGAGCCCTTCCGcaacctctctctccccactgacCTCTACAGTCACCATGTAGTCTGTGTAGAGCACTGGCCCTCCAAGACAAACCAGCTCCTCTATTCCACCTCCTTGATTATGCTCCAGTATTTTGTCCCGCTGGGCTTCATGTTCATCTGCTACCTGAAGATTGTTATCTGCCTCCACAAGAGAAACAGCAAAATagacagaaggagggaaaatGAAAGCCGGCTCACTGAGAACAAGAGAATCAACACAATGCTGATCTCCATCGTTGTGACTTTTGCAGCCTGCTGGCTGCCCCTGAACACCTTCAATGTTATCTTTGACTGGTATCATGAGGTGCTGATGAGCTGCCACCATGATCTGGTGTTTGCAATATGCCACTTGGTTGCTATGGTTTCCACATGCATAAACCCTCTCTTTTATGGATTTCTGAACAGAAATTTCCAGAAAGATCTGGTGGTGCTTATTCACCACTGCTTGTGCTTTGCACTTCGGGAAAGATATGAAAATATTGCCATCTCCACTCTGCACACAGATGAATCCAAGGGATCTTTAAGAGTGGCTCATATACCAGCAGGTATATAAAAATTGCTAACACTTAACACTAATGCCCTTCCTCACTGGGACACGGAAAGGTAATGGCAGTGGATAGGACAAGAAACAAAATGAAGGCAGAACCAAGAACATACCAACTTTATACACATTTTGTTTTTGGCTAAGCCTGTCTGTCTGACCCATCCaaccaaaaccttttttttttttaaagattttatttatttatttgacaggtagatttacagacagtgagagagagagagacagacagacagacacagagacagagagaaaggtcttccttccattggatcacttcccaaatggccgcaacacctagagctgcgtcaatccgaagccaggagcttcttcccggtctcccatgcaggtgcagggaccgagcacttaggccatcctccactgctttcccaggccacagtaaggagctggattggaagaaaaccaactgggactagaactagcgcctatttgggatgccggcgccgcaggcggaggattaacctagtgcgccacggcagcGGCCCCTTACCACACCTTTTTAAGAGAATaagtctaggccggcgccgcggctcactaggctaatcctccgcctagcggcgccggcacaccgggttctagtcccggtcggggcgccggattctgtcccggttgctcctcttccaggccagctctctgctgtggccagggagtgcagtggaggatggcccaggtgcttgggccctgcaccccatgggagaccaggaaaagcacctggctcctggctcctgccatcggatcagcgcggtgtgccggccgcagcgcgccagccgcggcggccactggagggtgaaccaacggcaaaggaagacctttctctctgtctctctctctcactgtccactctgcctgtcaaaaaaaaataaataaataaaaaaaaataagagaataagtCTAATAACTCCAACAACCTAGCTGCCATCATTTGTGGTAGAGAACGAGTgtgagagtgaagcagcagtggTGGTTAGAAAACAAAATTCCTATTAGCCAATGGACTATCCATGAGAGTTATTATAAACGATATGCAAAGAAGTATGTACACCTCT
Above is a genomic segment from Oryctolagus cuniculus chromosome 6, mOryCun1.1, whole genome shotgun sequence containing:
- the NPY6R gene encoding neuropeptide Y receptor type 6 isoform X1 produces the protein MEVSLNDPASNKTSAKSNSSAFFYFESCQSPSLALLLLLIAYTVVLIMGICGNLSLITIIFKKQREAQNVTNILIANLSLSDILVCVMCIPFTAIYTLMDRWIFGNTMCKLTSYVQSVSISVSIFSLVLIAIERYQLIVNPRGWKPSASHAYWGIMLIWLFSLLLSIPLLLSYHLTDEPFRNLSLPTDLYSHHVVCVEHWPSKTNQLLYSTSLIMLQYFVPLGFMFICYLKIVICLHKRNSKIDRRRENESRLTENKRINTMLISIVVTFAACWLPLNTFNVIFDWYHEVLMSCHHDLVFAICHLVAMVSTCINPLFYGFLNRNFQKDLVVLIHHCLCFALRERYENIAISTLHTDESKGSLRVAHIPAGI